A window from Pseudooceanicola algae encodes these proteins:
- a CDS encoding L,D-transpeptidase family protein produces MTPRKLAFAEAVSADTDLAAYYRARDFAPIWTGTDTTAMQRRAALIAGMETATAHGLPEGKYNADALIARMQGVQTDADLARMEIALSRIYLDLAGDLATGILAPDKVVPGILREAPVRPAAYYLDGIQSADPAEFVRTLPPQTAEYLGLMKAKFQMQAMVDSGGYGPQVHAEILRPGDSGREVIALRDRLAAMGYLGMSVTATYDATMQAAVAAFQANMGLEQDGVAGPATITQINVPVTERLQSIVVAMERERWLNMPRGDRHVLVNLTDFSARIVDFDQVTFQTRAVIGAKGADRETPEFSDEMEYLMINPTWHVPRSIVVNEYLPKLQQNPNADSQLNIMDSQGRIVPRDAVDWRQFTRANFPFVMKQPPSNSNALGLVKFMFPNKNNIYLHDTPSKSLFQRNVRAFSHGCVRLQDPFDFAYALLAPEVDDPESFFQSKLRSGTETRVDLETHVPVHLIYRTALTSAKGQIEFRDDIYGRDALIWNALAAQGVTLDPVRG; encoded by the coding sequence GTGACGCCGCGCAAGCTGGCCTTTGCCGAGGCTGTCTCAGCGGATACGGACCTGGCGGCCTATTACCGTGCCCGTGATTTCGCCCCGATCTGGACCGGAACCGACACGACCGCCATGCAACGCCGTGCGGCGCTGATTGCGGGGATGGAAACGGCCACGGCGCATGGGCTCCCCGAAGGCAAATACAACGCCGATGCGCTGATCGCGCGTATGCAGGGTGTCCAGACCGACGCCGACCTTGCGCGGATGGAAATTGCGCTGTCGCGCATTTACCTCGACCTGGCGGGCGACCTGGCGACGGGTATCCTCGCACCGGACAAGGTTGTTCCCGGTATCCTGCGCGAGGCGCCGGTGAGGCCTGCGGCCTATTACCTGGACGGCATTCAGAGCGCCGATCCGGCCGAATTCGTTCGGACGCTGCCGCCCCAGACGGCCGAATACCTGGGCTTGATGAAGGCAAAGTTCCAGATGCAGGCGATGGTGGACAGCGGCGGCTACGGCCCGCAGGTCCATGCCGAGATCCTGCGCCCCGGCGATTCCGGGCGCGAGGTCATCGCCCTGCGGGACCGGCTGGCGGCTATGGGATACCTGGGCATGTCGGTGACGGCCACCTATGACGCAACGATGCAGGCGGCGGTTGCGGCCTTTCAGGCAAACATGGGCCTGGAACAGGACGGGGTTGCCGGACCTGCCACGATCACCCAGATCAACGTGCCCGTTACGGAGCGCCTGCAATCCATCGTCGTCGCGATGGAGCGGGAACGCTGGCTGAACATGCCGCGCGGCGACCGGCATGTGCTGGTCAATCTGACGGATTTCTCGGCCCGGATCGTGGATTTCGATCAAGTGACCTTCCAGACACGTGCGGTCATCGGGGCCAAGGGGGCGGATCGCGAGACACCAGAGTTTTCCGACGAGATGGAATACCTGATGATCAATCCGACCTGGCATGTGCCGCGCAGCATCGTGGTCAACGAATACCTGCCCAAGCTGCAGCAAAACCCCAACGCGGACAGTCAGCTGAACATCATGGATTCCCAGGGTCGGATCGTTCCCCGCGACGCGGTCGACTGGCGGCAGTTCACCCGGGCCAATTTCCCCTTCGTGATGAAGCAGCCGCCATCCAATTCCAACGCGCTTGGTCTGGTCAAGTTCATGTTCCCCAACAAGAACAACATCTACCTGCATGACACCCCGTCAAAAAGCCTGTTTCAGCGCAATGTCCGGGCCTTCTCGCATGGCTGCGTGCGGCTTCAGGATCCGTTCGATTTTGCCTATGCGCTGCTGGCCCCAGAGGTCGATGACCCGGAATCCTTCTTCCAGTCAAAGCTGCGCTCCGGCACGGAGACCCGCGTCGATCTGGAAACCCATGTGCCTGTGCACCTGATCTACCGGACGGCTCTGACATCCGCGAAGGGTCAGATCGAATTCCGCGACGATATCTACGGCCGGGACGCGCTGATCTGGAATGCACTTGCGGCGCAGGGGGTGACTCTCGACCCGGTTCGCGGATAA